In Sphingobacterium sp. PCS056, the following proteins share a genomic window:
- the pdxA gene encoding 4-hydroxythreonine-4-phosphate dehydrogenase PdxA, translated as MADKLKIGITVGDINGIGLEVIIKSLLDNRVLEFFTPIVYGNTKVASFHRKALGVNDFSFNVINDPEQANPKRANMINCWQEDVKITLGEENEIGGKYAFISLEKAIEDLNAGKIDAVVTAPINKHNIQQEGFHFPGHTEYLQEKTNANDVLMFMICDELRVGVVTGHIPVKDVAEHITEEAIMNKLVLMNDSLKKDFWIQKPKIAVLGLNPHAGDNGVIGTEDDTIIRPTLEKGREKGMLCFGPYPADGFFANHAYEKFDAVLAMYHDQGLIPFKHIAKRNGVNFTAGLPIVRTSPDHGTGYDIAGKNIAAHESFMEAIFQAVHIVGRRREQAELTQNPLAFRKLSRDRD; from the coding sequence ATGGCTGACAAATTAAAAATAGGTATTACAGTAGGCGATATTAATGGTATCGGATTGGAAGTGATTATAAAATCATTGTTGGACAATCGTGTATTAGAATTTTTCACTCCAATTGTTTATGGTAATACAAAAGTTGCGTCTTTTCATAGAAAGGCATTAGGCGTCAATGATTTTAGTTTTAATGTGATCAACGATCCTGAACAGGCCAATCCTAAACGTGCTAACATGATTAACTGCTGGCAAGAGGATGTTAAGATTACCTTAGGGGAAGAAAATGAAATTGGGGGTAAATATGCCTTTATTTCGTTAGAAAAAGCTATTGAAGACCTGAATGCTGGAAAGATAGATGCGGTTGTGACAGCTCCTATAAACAAACACAATATTCAACAGGAAGGCTTTCATTTTCCTGGACATACAGAATATTTGCAAGAGAAGACAAATGCTAATGATGTGTTGATGTTTATGATTTGCGATGAGCTTCGCGTTGGTGTTGTGACAGGTCATATTCCGGTGAAAGATGTTGCCGAGCATATTACAGAGGAAGCAATCATGAATAAATTGGTATTAATGAATGATAGTCTCAAAAAAGACTTTTGGATTCAAAAACCAAAAATTGCTGTATTGGGGCTCAATCCTCATGCAGGAGATAATGGTGTGATCGGTACGGAAGATGATACGATCATTAGACCAACTTTGGAAAAGGGGCGAGAGAAAGGAATGCTTTGTTTTGGACCTTATCCTGCAGATGGTTTTTTTGCTAATCATGCGTATGAAAAATTTGATGCTGTATTAGCGATGTATCATGATCAGGGATTGATTCCCTTTAAGCATATAGCAAAGCGTAATGGCGTTAATTTCACTGCTGGTTTGCCCATTGTGCGGACTTCTCCCGATCATGGAACAGGTTATGATATTGCAGGAAAAAATATTGCTGCACATGAATCATTTATGGAAGCGATATTTCAGGCCGTCCATATTGTTGGCCGTCGTCGTGAGCAAGCTGAGCTTACCCAAAACCCATTAGCTTTTCGCAAGCTCTCTCGAGATCGTGACTAG
- the miaA gene encoding tRNA (adenosine(37)-N6)-dimethylallyltransferase MiaA, with translation MLNSKQKHKKTLISIVGPTAVGKTAMAIQLAQHFDTEIISADSRQFYQEMNIGTAKPTPFELSQAPHHFINSHTIEADYSAGDFERDALDKITSLFEKKDIVIMVGGSGLFVQAVCEGLDNLPKALPEVREQLNKRFETAGIVPLQEYLKEVDPIYYNQVDLSNVQRVIRALEVFETTGLPFSNFLNHTKSERPFHIVTIGLNMDRADLYERINKRVDLMLQEGLLEEVKSLIPYQHKPALMTVGYAEIFAFLDGTISWEEAVDKIKQNSRRYAKRQITWFKKNKDTTWFDPQDKNQIIDYIQS, from the coding sequence ATGTTGAATAGTAAGCAAAAGCATAAAAAAACGTTAATCTCAATAGTAGGTCCTACAGCAGTAGGTAAGACTGCTATGGCGATTCAGCTTGCCCAGCATTTTGATACTGAAATTATATCGGCAGATTCAAGACAGTTCTATCAGGAGATGAATATTGGGACAGCTAAACCAACGCCATTTGAATTAAGTCAAGCTCCCCATCATTTTATTAACTCTCATACGATTGAAGCAGATTATTCTGCGGGTGATTTTGAAAGAGATGCCCTTGATAAAATTACTTCCTTGTTTGAAAAAAAGGACATCGTCATTATGGTCGGTGGATCGGGTTTATTTGTGCAAGCAGTATGCGAAGGTCTTGACAATTTACCGAAAGCTTTGCCGGAAGTTCGTGAACAATTAAATAAAAGATTTGAAACTGCTGGTATAGTACCCTTGCAAGAGTATTTGAAAGAAGTAGATCCGATCTATTATAATCAAGTTGATCTTTCAAATGTCCAACGTGTGATTCGTGCTCTGGAAGTGTTTGAGACTACAGGATTACCGTTTTCTAATTTTTTAAATCATACAAAATCGGAGCGTCCATTTCATATTGTGACTATTGGACTAAATATGGATCGAGCTGATTTATATGAACGTATCAATAAACGGGTCGATTTAATGTTACAAGAAGGATTATTGGAAGAGGTGAAATCATTGATTCCTTATCAGCATAAGCCAGCGTTAATGACTGTCGGATATGCTGAAATATTTGCTTTTTTAGATGGAACTATTTCTTGGGAGGAAGCTGTTGACAAAATAAAACAGAACTCGAGAAGATATGCGAAGAGACAAATTACTTGGTTCAAGAAGAATAAAGATACCACTTGGTTTGATCCGCAAGATAAAAATCAGATTATAGACTATATTCAATCCTAA
- a CDS encoding CCA tRNA nucleotidyltransferase: protein MSDNLQHPIFPIIKELAEKTSTECYVIGGYVRDRIMQRQFNNDVDIVVIGSGIEFATALGNLLKTKVAVYKSFGTAMLVFEGLNVEFVGARKESYRSNSRKPIVEDGTLEDDQNRRDFTINAMAYSLNKENYGQLLDPFNGVGDIELRTIRTPLDPIVTFSDDPLRMLRAIRFATQLNFKIDLDAVRAITDTKERIRIISKERIIDEINKIILSKKPSIGFKYLFDTGLLPLVFPAMQNLYGVEIIDGKGHKDNFYHTLEVLDNVCETTDDLWLRWAAIMHDIAKPATKRFDKKLGWTFHGHEDKGARMVPKLFAELKLPLNEKMKFVQKLVLLHLRPIVLAQDIVTDSAVRRLLFEAGDDIDALMQLCHADVTTKNEYKKKKYRQNFELVKQKLKDVEERDQIRNWQPPISGEDIMEVFGIGPGREVGKIKNAIREAILEGEIPNAKMNAYHFMVNRAEELGLTIRKAWDLNTTVK from the coding sequence ATGAGTGATAATTTACAACATCCTATTTTCCCAATCATTAAAGAGTTAGCCGAAAAAACGAGCACGGAATGCTACGTTATTGGTGGTTATGTGCGTGATCGAATCATGCAACGGCAGTTTAATAATGATGTGGATATTGTTGTTATCGGAAGTGGAATTGAATTTGCTACTGCTCTCGGGAATCTTTTAAAAACGAAAGTCGCTGTTTATAAAAGTTTTGGAACAGCAATGCTGGTTTTTGAAGGATTGAATGTCGAATTTGTCGGTGCCCGTAAAGAATCTTATCGCAGCAATTCGAGAAAACCTATTGTTGAAGATGGCACTTTGGAAGATGATCAAAATCGTCGTGACTTTACAATTAATGCCATGGCTTATTCATTGAATAAAGAAAATTATGGACAATTGTTAGATCCATTCAATGGAGTAGGAGATATTGAATTGCGGACTATTCGTACACCACTTGATCCTATTGTCACTTTTTCGGACGATCCTTTACGCATGTTGCGTGCAATTCGTTTTGCTACACAATTGAATTTTAAAATAGATCTGGATGCCGTTCGGGCAATTACTGATACGAAAGAACGGATACGTATTATTTCTAAAGAGCGGATTATTGATGAAATCAATAAAATTATTTTATCGAAAAAACCTTCTATAGGTTTTAAATATTTATTTGATACAGGTTTGTTACCATTGGTTTTTCCTGCTATGCAAAATTTATATGGTGTAGAGATTATTGATGGTAAGGGACATAAAGATAATTTTTACCATACGTTAGAAGTTTTGGATAATGTGTGCGAAACAACAGATGATCTTTGGTTAAGATGGGCAGCCATCATGCACGATATAGCAAAGCCTGCTACAAAGAGATTTGATAAGAAATTAGGATGGACATTCCATGGGCATGAGGACAAAGGAGCAAGAATGGTTCCTAAGTTATTTGCTGAGCTGAAACTGCCATTGAATGAAAAAATGAAGTTTGTACAAAAGCTCGTATTGTTACACCTACGACCGATCGTACTGGCTCAAGATATTGTTACTGATTCGGCAGTACGTCGTTTGTTGTTCGAGGCTGGTGATGATATCGATGCGTTGATGCAATTATGCCATGCAGATGTAACAACAAAAAACGAATATAAAAAGAAGAAATATCGTCAGAATTTTGAATTGGTCAAGCAGAAGCTTAAAGATGTGGAAGAACGCGATCAAATTAGAAATTGGCAGCCCCCGATTTCTGGAGAAGATATTATGGAAGTCTTTGGAATAGGTCCTGGCCGTGAAGTTGGAAAAATAAAAAATGCCATTAGAGAAGCAATTTTGGAAGGGGAAATACCTAATGCCAAAATGAATGCTTATCATTTTATGGTCAATAGAGCTGAAGAATTAGGCTTGACTATTAGAAAGGCATGGGATTTGAATACAACTGTTAAATAA
- a CDS encoding IS1096 element passenger TnpR family protein, with product MAIYRFRITFEDYEDVYREIDMLSKQTFLELHEAIHKTTAYEAERTSSFYVSNDQWKKGTEIAFLPTARKVSEGVLLMENIRLSKFIDDPHQKFYYIYNFDHPYEFHVELIKILKEEEGKTYPVVFKTVGAAPKSLGAANFPVADPLDDDEEEEVLVDETQYGVDDDEEFDLFDGDDEEEEDKSEKESGGSFDEY from the coding sequence ATGGCTATTTATAGATTCAGAATCACTTTTGAAGATTATGAGGATGTGTATAGAGAAATCGATATGCTTTCAAAACAAACTTTTTTAGAATTACATGAGGCTATCCATAAGACAACTGCTTATGAAGCTGAACGTACATCTTCCTTTTATGTCAGTAATGACCAATGGAAAAAAGGAACTGAAATTGCTTTTTTACCAACTGCCCGTAAAGTATCAGAGGGTGTTTTATTAATGGAGAATATTCGTTTAAGTAAGTTTATCGATGATCCCCATCAAAAGTTTTATTACATCTATAATTTTGATCACCCTTATGAATTTCATGTGGAATTGATTAAGATTTTGAAAGAAGAGGAAGGTAAAACTTATCCAGTAGTATTTAAAACTGTAGGAGCAGCCCCTAAATCTTTAGGAGCAGCCAATTTTCCAGTCGCAGATCCGCTAGATGATGATGAGGAGGAAGAAGTTTTAGTTGATGAAACACAATATGGTGTGGATGACGACGAAGAATTTGATTTGTTTGACGGAGATGATGAAGAGGAAGAAGATAAATCTGAAAAAGAGAGTGGCGGCTCGTTTGACGAATATTAA